CGGGACGTAAAGTTGTCCGTGCCAGATCCAGCGCCAACTCAACAAGGTACATAGCTGCCGGCTGATCTATTGCGGACATACCACTCATATTGGGGGCCATATCCGAAATTACAAGGTCTGACAGCTCATCTCCCAGAGTTTGCAGAATCTCATTCAATACAGACTCCTCCGTAAAGTCCCCCTGAATAAACTGCACACCGGGCAAATTGTCCATCGGCAATATGTCTGATGCGACGACCCGACCATTATCACCGACAAGCTCCGCAGCCACCTGAGACCAGCCACCAGGCGCAGCCCCAAGGTCTACGACAGTCATACCAGGTCGGATCAGTTTATCTTTCTGGTTTAGTTCCAACAACTTATAGCTGGCACGAGAACGATAACCATCTTCTTTGGACTTTTTTACATACTGATCGTCGAAGTGTTCTTGCAGCCAACGACCACTGCTTTTTGATCTGGACAAATTAACCTACCGATTGAATATCAGCCAACGCTACTCTGGAAGGCTTAAGTGAGGTAAAATTGCGGCTAAATTTGCAGCACTTACAAGTCAACCTGTAAACCCGCCTGCAATCCCCATCATTTTAAAGGCCAAGTATTTTAGTATGAGCTTAACCACAGCGCAAAAGAAGCAGTTCCGTAGCATAGGCCACGGCCTGAATCCGATCATTACCGTTGCCGGGAATGGCCTCAACGAAAACATTCTGCTTGAAGCAGACCGCGCCCTGGAAGATCATGAACTGATCAAGGTTAAATTCGTTGTTGGCGATCGCACCGTCAAAAAAGCTCTAATCAAAGAAATGAGCCAGATTGTCGAAGCGCAAATCGTTCAGGAAATCGGCAACATTGCACTACTATACCGTGCAGCGCAAAACCCGAACCCTAAATTGTCAAACCTGCTGCGCTAAATACTATGACAGCAAACAGTTAAATCTGCTGCTTAAAAAGCTAAGCAGATAAAAAGAAACCGCCAAATGGCGGTTTCTTCGTTTCTGATACACAGAAATACTTATACGTGATGCACTTGGTCAATTTCATATTCAACAGCGCCACCCGGCGTGTTAACGACAACCACATCACCTTCTTCTTTGCCTATCAGGGCACGGGCAATTGGAGAACCAACAGAAATCTTACGATTTTTGATGTCGGCCTCATCCTCACCCACAATCTGATAACTGACAGTATCGTCAGTATCCAGATTGACGATATCCACAGTTGTACCGAAGATAACTTTGCCGCTATGAGGAATCTGAGTTACATCAATTACCTGAACAGCACCAAGCTTACCTTCCAGATCCTGAATCCGCCCCTCAATGAAACCCTGCTGCTCACGCGCAGCATGGTATTCAGCATTTTCTTTCAAATCACCGTGCTCGCGAGCATCCGCAATTGCGGCAATAACCGTCGGACGCTGAACAGTCTTCAGGTCATCAAGCTCTTCGCGTAGGGCCTTTTCACCCTGCACTGTCATTGGAAATTTTTGCATATCAAGTCTCTCTTATAACTTAGTGCAGATCCTGCAAACGGCGTACAACCTTCTCTTCACCGTATTGCATAGCCATGATCATCGCTTCAGCGCCAGCCAGAGTAGTAGTGTAAGGCACCTTGTGCTGCAGAGCAGAACGACGGATCTCAGCAGAGTCCGCAATCGCTTTACGGCCTTCAGTCGTGTTAATGGCATAAGCAATCTCGTCGTTCTTCAACATATCAACAATGTTCGGACGACCTTCCATTACCTTATTCACCAAACCAACTTCGATACCTGCATCGGTCAACAGTGTCGCGGTACCGCTGGTTGCTACCAGCGAGAAACCCAGATCCTGCAGATCACGCGCTAACTGCAACGCACCCTGCTTATCAACATCACGCACTGAAATGAAAGCCTTACCCTTAACAGGCATCTTTTCACCAGCACCACGAACAGCTTTCATGAAAGCTTCGCCAAAGGTCTCACCAACACCCATCACTTCACCGGTGGACTTCATTTCCGGGCTCAGAATAGGGTCAACACCCTGGAATTTGTTGAACGGGAAAACAGCTTCTTTCACGTTGAACATTTCAGGTACGATTTCTTCAGTAAAACCAAGCTCGCTCAGTTTCTTACCAGTCATAACCAACGCAGCGATTTTCGCCAGCGAAACACCGATACACTTAGATACGAAAGGCACAGTACGGGAAGCACGCGGGTTCACTTCAATTACGTAGATTTCACCGTCCTGGTAAGCCAGCTGAACGTTCATCAGACCAACCACACCCAGTTCCAGCGCCATCTTCTTAACCTGATCACGCATCTGATCCTGTACATCAGCAGGCAAACTGTACGGTGGCAGAGAACATGCAGAGTCACCTGAGTGAACACCCGCTTGCTCGATATGTTGCATGATCGCACCGATCACAACCGTTTCGCCATCGCAGATCGCGTCGATATCGACTTCAACCGCAGCATTCAAGAAGTGATCCAGCAATACAGGTGCATCATGAGATACCTGTACAGCAGTATTCATGTACTGACGCAATTCAGATTCGTTATAAACGATTTCCATCGCACGCCCACCCAGTACGTACGAAGGACGCACAACCAGCGGGTAATCCAGTTTAGCTGCTTCGATGATCGCCTGCTCCTGACTACGCACAGTCGCGTTTTCAGGCTGCTTCAGACCCAGACGCTTCAGCATCTGCTGGAACTGCTCACGGTCTTCAGCACGGTCAATCGCCTCAGGAGATGTACCAATGATAGGCACACCCGCCTGTTCCAGCGCTAACGCTAACTTCAGAGGTGTCTGACCACCGTACTGCACGATCACGCCTTTAGGCTGTTCAACATGCACAATTTCCAATACATCTTCCAGCGTAATCGGCTCGAAGTATAAGCGGTCAGATGTATCATAATCTGTTGAAACAGTTTCAGGGTTACAGTTAACCATGATCGTTTCAAAACCGGCATCACGTGCCGCCAGCGCAGCATGTACACAGCAGTAATCAAATTCAATGCCCTGACCAATACGGTTCGGACCACCACCAATAACCATGATTTTGTCACGATTTGACGGCTTAGACTCACACTCTTCTTCGTAAGTGGAGTACATGTAAGCGGTATCTGTCGCGAATTCAGCGGCGCAAGTATCAACCCGCTTAAAGACCGGACGAATATCAAAGCTATGGCGCTGTTTACGCAACTGCTTCTCACTCACACCCAGCAAAGTTGCCAGACGGGCATCAGAGAAACCTTTACGCTTCAGGCGATACAGCGTGTCTTTGTTTAGCTCAGACAACGCCATTTCAGAAACACGTGTTTCTTCTTTAATCAGGTCTTCGATCTGAACCAGGAACCACGGGTCAATGCCGGATAGCTCATACAGCTCTTCCATAGACATACCCAGACGCATAGCATCTGCCAGGTACCAGATTCGCTCAGCACCAGGCTGCTTCATCTCACGAATAATATCGGAACGCACATCTTCGTCGTCCAGATTAACGATAGGATCAAGACCGGTTGCACCAACTTCCAGACCGCGTAGCGCTTTCTGCAGAGACTCCTGCTGAGTACGGCCAATCGCCATTACTTCACCAACAGACTTCATCTGAGTTGTCAAACGGTCGTTAGCCTGCGGGAACTTCTCAAAAGTAAAGCGAGGAATCTTAGTAACAACGTAATCGATTGCCGGCTCAAAAGATGCTGGAGTCGCACCGCCAGTAATATCGTTCTGCAACTCATCCAGGGTGTAACCAATCGCCAGCTTTGCAGCAACTTTAGCAATTGGGAAACCAGTTGCTTTAGATGCCAGCGCAGAAGAACGGGATACCCGCGGGTTCATTTCGATAACAACCATACGGCCAGTCTTCGGACACATACCGAACTGTACGTTAGAACCACCTGTTTCTACGCCGATTTCACGCAGTACTGCCAGGGAGGCATTACGCATGATCTGATATTCTTTATCAGTCAAAGTCTGTGCCGGTGCAACAGTGATGGAATCACCGGTATGTACACCCATTGCATCGAAGTTCTCGATCGCACAGATAATGATGCAGTTGTCGTTTTTGTCACGGACAACTTCCATCTCGTATTCTTTCCAGCCGATCAGCGACTCATCGATCAGCAGTTCGCTGGTCGGAGACAGATCAAGACCACGCTCGCAGATTTCAACAAATTCTTCTTTGTTGTATGCGATACCACCACCAGTACCACCCATAGTGAACGATGGACGGATAATACAAGGGAAGCCCAACTGTGCCTGAACCTGAATAGCCTCTTCCATGCTGTGAGCAATCGCAGCACGTGGGCATTCCAGACCAATTGACTTCATCGCCTTATCAAAACGGTTACGGTCTTCAGCTTTATCGATAGTATCGGCATTCGCACCGATCATCTCTACGCCAAACTGCTCCAGCACACCTTCGCGCTCAAGATCCAGCGCACAGTTCAGTGCAGTCTGACCGCCCATGGTCGGCAAAACCGCATCCGGACGTTCTTTCTCGATAATTTTGGCAACAGTCTGCCACTGAATAGGCTCGATGTAAGTCGCATCAGCCATACTTGGATCGGTCATAATGGTGGCTGGGTTAGAGTTCACCAGGATAACGCGATAGCCTTCTTCACGAAGGGCTTTACAGGCTTGAGCACCTGAATAGTCAAACTCACAGGCTTGACCGATAACGATAGGCCCCGCACCGAGGATCAGAACACTTTGTATATCCGTACGTTTAGGCATGTGTAATCAACCGATCTTAAAAAGATTCAACGGGAATTTTACCAGCCGGTAAAACTCTCTTAATTCAAATCCGCCCGGATATACCGGGCGGAAAATATTGCTGCGACGGGAAAATCAGCCCGCCTTATGCTCTGCCATTGCCGCAATAAAGCGATCAAACAGAGGGGCCACATCGTGTGGGCCCGGACTAGCTTCAGGATGCCCCTGGAAGCTAAATGCTACCCGGTCAGTTCTTTCAATTCCCTGCAGGGAACCGTCAAACAGCGACTTATGAGTTGCACGGATGGTTTCAGGCAGAGAATCTTCATCCACTGCAAAACCGTGGTTCTGACTGGTAATCAGCACCTGTGAAGACTTCAAATCCTGCACCGGGTGGTTTGCACCGTGATGACCGAACTTCATCTTCACTGTATTTGCACCGGATGCCAGCGCCAATAGCTGATGACCCAGACAAATACCGAACACAGGTACATCAGTGTCACAGATTTCACCGATAGCCTTAATGGCATAGTCACACGGCTCTGGATCACCAGGACCATTCGACAGAAAAACGCCATCAGGATTCAGCGCCATAACCTCAGCAGCAGATGTCTGAGCAGGCACGACCGTCAAACGACAACCGCGCTCTACCAGCATGCGCAGAATGTTACGCTTCACACCGTAATCGTAAGCAACTACATGGTAAGGCAATTCTTCAGCAGGACGGTCTGAATGACCGTCAACCAGATCCCAGGTAGAAGACGTCCAGTCATAAGCTTCTTCAGTGCTCACAACCTTCGCCAGATCCATACCCTTCAGACCCGGGAACGCTTGCGCTGCAGCCAGTGCATCCGCTTCGCTCAGGTCTTCGCCGGCCATAACACAACCGCCTAAAGAACCTTTTTCACGCAGAATACGCGTCAGACGACGGGTATCGATATCCGCGATACCAACAATATTATTGGCCTTCAGGTAATCATCAAGGTTCTGCTCATTACGCCAGCTGCTTGCCAGCAATGGCAGATCTCGGATTACAAGACCGGCAACCCAGGTTTTAGCGGACTCTTCGTCTTCTTTCGTCGTGCCCACGTTGCCAATATGCGGGTATGTAAGAGTCACAATCTGACGGCAATAGGACGGATCCGTCAGTATCTCCTGATATCCAGTCATAGAAGTGTTAAATACCACTTCGCCCGATGACTGGCCATCCGCGCCAATAGCTACTCCCCGGAAGATACTTCCGTCTTCAAGGGCCAGAATGGCTGGTCTTGTCAAATCAACCTCCCCGCTTAGAGCGCATCTAAACAGAATCAATAACTTATAATTAGCAGCCGATAAGTTGCAAAAAAGCGAGACAGAACAAAAGTCCGTCTCGCTTTCTCAATAATTCGACTGGTGCATTTACTATATGCAAAACGGCCGTATTTTAGTCCATTACCCAGCCACTGTCTATGGCCATCCTTCATCCTTAAACAGCAATAACCATTCATAAGTATATTCACCACTCTGAGGAAGCACCTTATCCCCTGTCATCGTTTCGTCATACGTAAAGCATTTAATAGCGGCGATTTTTAAGGATGTAATTCGCTCTTACACCTGCAATCCGGAAACGAAGACAATGAAAATATCCAACATCAACCGCCTGACCACTGCTGCTTTATTACTGATCGTCAGCATCTTGGCCATGGCGATGACCTGGTCACTCTCTGAACTCAACCAGAATTTCAATGCCACTCGTCAATATACTGACCTGCAACAGCATATAACCAACACCATCAGCCGTCCGGTACTGACTTATCTTAGGCTAGCTGATGCAACATTGCTTACCGATATCGATAACAGCATCAATGCACTTAACGATGAGACATCACCACTTCAAACTCTTCCACAAAAATCACGTGAACAGCTACACACACAACTGCAAAACTTGCAGTCCACTGCTCTTTTTGAATTACGCGAAGCTGGAAAGCTAAAAAACCCGCAATCATTGCTCATAAATGCGGAAAGCGAAATACTCGCCAGCCTCAGCCAACTCACCGATTACACAAAGCAGGCACCCACAAACAAAATCCAACTTGCCAACCGTTACCAACAGCAAACTGAACTTCTATTATTACAACTACCAACACTCAGCCAAAGCCGGGAGCGCTATTTCTACAGCGAAAACAGAAACAGAAGCAACCTGCAGCTCACGCTCAACCAGCTCACCCAACAACTGGAAACGCTACGTAATCTGCCACGCCTTAACATATTCGCAGAAGCCGAAGAGGATGACCTGCAATCACTGCTGGGATTCGAAACAGAAACAAGCAGCGATACCAATAAGGAAGAACTCGGCGACACATACATAGATGAAACAGCCAGCTTGCTGCGCCGTTACCTGAAAGATCTGAACAATATTGAAAACATATACACAACCAAAGCCTCCGCCAGCAACAATAGCCTGCAACAGATCACTGCCCTGGAAACCACCCTGCAACACCTGAAGGAATATGCCGATCAGCAATACCAGGCGACAGAAGATAACGTATACATACTGTTAGTTTGTTGCGTATCACTGATAACCCTCGTCGCCATCCTGATGAGTACAGTTAACACCTTACTTAGCAAAACACTCCGCAACACCAGCATTAACATTGAACAATTGGCCAATGGTAACCTTTCACTGCTTACTTCCGAGAAAAGCAGCATTAACGAGGTCAATACACTTAACAATGCCAGCCACCAGCTCACTAATTACCTACAGCAACTGATCGCCCAGCTAGACCAACAAAGCATCAGCCTGGGACAGCTCGGCAAAGACCTCAACAACAGTGCCAGCTCGCTAGATGATGTCGTCGCGGCACAGCAATCTGCTACCCGTGAGGTCGCCGACGAAGTTGCCAAGCTCCGCCAGTCAAATACTGAAGTTGTGCGAAACGCCATTCATACTTCTGACTCCACACAACAGGCAATCAAACTCAGTATCAATGGCGTTAATCAGATGAATAACACCCAAGAAAGCATTCTCAGCCTGGTATCCGAAACGAAGGCAACCCACAAGACATTCCAGGCATTAAAAGAAGACGGAAAAAACATCGGCACTGCACTGAGTGTCATTCAAAAACTCGCCGACCAAACCAACTTACTAGCCCTCAACGCTGCTATTGAAGCTGCCAGAGCCGGCGAGCAAGGCAGAGGTTTTGCTGTAGTTGCCGACGAAGTCAGAGGCCTAGCCAGTAACACTACAACCGCTGCCGAGCAGATTAATGCCATTATTCTCAAGCTAAACGGCGCAATTGATCAGTCTTCCAACCGTATTGAACACCAGCAGAGCATCGTTCAGCACACTGTCTCACTCGCTGATAACGCCAAACAAAACATTGACGATATCCGTAATGCTATCGATGACATCAATCAGATGAATGGCGTTATCGCCGCTTCCGCTGAAGACCAGTCGAATATGACCCACCACATAGCCAACATTATTCAGTCAACTGTTGAGCAATCCAATCGCGCCGCTCAGGAATCAGACAACAATCAGCAATATGCCAGCAACGTTAAAAACATCAGTAACGACTTACTCAGCCTGCTAGCTAACTTCTCAGAGAACAAAACAAGCCGAGACAGATAAGACCCACAAAAAAGCCCTGATACCAAAAAGCATCAGGGCTTCAAAACCTAATTGTATAACCTAACGCTTACTCAGCACTTCACTTACTGAGCAGTACCCGGCTCAGCAATCGCTTCACTGTCTATGTCAGGCAACGGCTGATGATGAATAACTGCCTCAAAAGATGCCAGACGCTTATAAACAGACAACAGCTCTACAATAGTTGTCCATGAATTCACCAGATACTGGAACGAGTTACTCACCTGACCAAAGGCAGTCAAAATCTGCTGTAACACACCAAATGTAATTGCCCCTACCGCAATCGTCGGCACCAGCAATACAAATACAAATATATTATCTGCCTGCAAATACATCATGCGGGCAACGTTAAAGTACATGTAATGAAAATATAGACGGAAGTAATTTTTACGTACGTTACCAAACAACTCCCTCAGTGTAACCGGCTCAGCGCGGGTCTCATCATCCTCGCCATATACCAGCTCTTTACGGAAAGCAGCTTCCACCCTCTGATTTTTAAATTCCAGACCTGGCAACTTAATACCCACCAGCGCCAATAAACCTGTACCAAAAATCGCCCACACCAAAGCGGCATAGAACAACGGATGCGCAATCGCACCCACCACAGGCAACTCTGATACGTAATCGGAAAGCGCCCAAAGCACCGGCAAAAAGGCAAACAAAGTCATCACAGAATCTATAATGGAGACACCCAAGCCTTCCATAATTGATGCAAATCGCATGGTATCTTCCTGAATCCGCTGTGATGCACCCTCAATATTACGTACCTGCTCCCAACGAGCGGTGTAATACTCATTCATTGCTGTACGCCAACGGAAGATAAAGTGGCTAACAAAAAAGCGTGTCACGACAAACACAAAAATAGCCAGAAAAGCTATTTCAGAAAATATAATAATCAGATCAAACAGCTCAGAGGAAACTGAAGAGACTTTTTCATCCGTGACTGAAGCAGCCACCTCTCCGCCTTCAGGATCAATCGGCTTCAACGCAGTCTGAACTAAATCGAAAAACGGCCGACGCCAATTGTTAATCGCCACTGAAACCTGAACAGAAAAATAGGTCGAAAACAGAATCGCCGATGAACCGGCAATCGACCACCACTGCCACTTATGATTGGCATATTTAAACCAAAACAAAGCAAACAAAGCCGTGCAAAGAAAGTAATAACCATAAAAAAGCAAAAATGAATCTGTAACAAAATGCCCTAAACCAATAACCGGCTGCTCATCCGTAGTATTCAAGCCGACCAGAGCGGCCATTTCTTCATTGAACCCATACCAGATCGCACAACTAAAACCCGAAAACAGTACCACCGATAAAAAAAACAACTTCGGGTTAGGGAAAAAAGATTTAAACATAAAAACATTCCTATCAGGCGAGTCTCTGTAAGACGGGCATCAAAGGCAAAAGTTCAGGATTCCTTCCACACCGATCAACATACAGATTAACAGAGAACCATAACGTGAGCATGCCTTAACAAAACAAATAATATTTTGCTTTCTTATACTTACAAAACATAAAAGCTTAGAAGACCATCAACAGCACAGCAAATAACATATAAACATCACTACACTTTTTCCGCACTCAAACAGTGGCTGCTACCATTTCCAACCCACCTTTTGCGGCGCAAAATTTTCAGTCGTTACCGCCAGACTTTCATCCGTTTCCAAACGCCCACTATGCAAACCAACCAAATACCAGCCATCTTTCTCTTCAGACAATACCGGACCACCAGAATCACCACCCGTTGTCCGACAGTTACTCTGAAGTAAGCGATTACCATCATGCAAAGCTTTAACTTTACAGCCTGACTGAACAGTCAACACAAAAGCCCGATCACCCCGATATCCTGCCTGCACCAGAGACTTCCCCTGAAACACACCTTTAGCATCCAACAGGGGTAAATAACCTAATTGCTTACCCAGCGGGCGGCTCAGTTTTAGCAACGCCCAGTCCCGTTTTACCTTATTCATTTCATTTTGTTTAGAGTACTTATACCCAGGCGCAATTTGCATAGCCACGCCTTTAGCTACCCCCTGAAAGGTTTCTTTTTCAACGCCAGCGACAAAGGTCACATACTTTGGCGGATACCATCGTCCGACTCGCGAGTTCCACAAACAATGCGCAGCCGTCAAAACCACATCTTCAGCCACCAATGTCGCGGTACAATGCCCATACCCGGCCAGATTTATCCGCCCAATTGCCCGCCAGGGATACTGCTGACTGGACACCCACTTTCGCGCATCTGGGTAATTTTTATGCAATGCAGAGCTGGATTTATCTGCCGCCAACACAAATTGCCCTGCAAGCACACAAAGCCCACCAAGCAACAAAGACAGAAACAACCGAGAAACTTTACTCACAAACAAAACACCCGTATTAACCAAAGCATCACTAAGCACTCAAGATATAAAATTTAAACTAGAACATAAAGATACTCTCAGGCCAACTAACCAGACAACATCATCAATCTGACCAGAGCCCTGAGTAAACCCTGGATGCAACAGCCAGACTCTGAAACCGTCCCGCTCTGACACTGTGCAACCCCAGCAAATACCAGCGCCCACCTTTGTTTAATAAAAGAGGGCCGCCGGAATCACCTCGCTTACTCTGACAATTACTTCTGAGTAAACGACGCTGATCATGCACACCGGTAATAAAACAACCACGCTGCACGGTCAGAACTCTCTGATAGTCTTCTCTGTATCCGGCATGCACAACCGGCATTCCAACAGATACTTGCCGACCATCAGACAAAGTCAGAAACCCTAATGAATCACCGAGCGGCTCAGCCAACCTCAACAACGCCCAGTCTGACCGGACATCCCGCCAGGGTTTATTCACCGGATTAACAGCAGCCTTCACTTTGCGTGATACTAACATTCGTTTAATGCGCGAACTTCCCTGTACAGCATCACCATGCACACCGGCCACAAATGTAAGATATTGCAACGGATACCAGCGTCCAGTTTCACGATTCCACATACAATGCGCCGCCGTAAGCACAACATCCCGTGCCACCAAAGTCGCCGTACAATAACCACGACCAGCTAAATTAATACGACCAATCGCACGCCAGGGAAAAATCTGCTCTGAAACCCGAACTCTCTGTGGATAAGTATGTGGCTGATAATTTTTTTCAGACAAAAAAACAGATGCCGGACCACCTTGCGCCTCAGCAATTAAGAACCAGATAACAAGAACAGCTATCCAGATGTCACACAGAACTCCCTTTCCGCTCACCCCCGATTCAATTCTATGAATCATAACGTTTAAATGTTTTGAATTACCCCTGCCGCCGCATCCTGCACCGGGTCTTCACAGCTTAGCAGAGGAACTAGCATCCCAAGAGAACAAATACGTCTATACAAGGCAGATAAAATAACAAAACAAAGATATCTGAGACGACGAAAAGCAAACTTAATATAAAATCTGGTAAAGAATAAGAAAGGAAAAATAAGAATGAAGAGAAAGTGGTGGGTTGTATAGGATTCGAACCTATGACCAATTGGTTAAAAGCCAACTGCTCTACCAACTGAGCTAACAACCCACGCTGTACTTCTCCCATACCACTCATCTGAAGAACCCAGAAAAAGTGGTGGGTCGTATAGGATTCGAACCTATGACCAATTGGTTAAAAGCCAACTGCTCTACCAACTGAGCTAACGACCCGTTGTGGCTCCTCGAGCTGGACTCGAACCAGCGACCAATAGATTAACAGTCTACTGCTCTACCAACTGAGCTATCGAGGAACAACGTACTCACATTAAATGGCGGAGGAGCAGGGATTCGAACCCTGGAAGGGCTATTAACCCTCGCCGGTTTTCAAGACCGGTGCTTTCAACCACTCAGCCACCCCTCCTGTGAGTGGCGCGTATAATAAAGGATTCTGATTTTGTGTCAACACTCACGTTAAAAAAACCGCAACTTTTTAGCAAAAAAACAGAGTAGCCTTCATGCTCAACTATGCTGATGATATACAAGGTACTTATCACAACCCTCAGGCCTTAATTTCCCATCATATAACTGGGATAATGTCGTCACGGCTATAGTGAATAAAACCACTGCAGAACCTTACTGAATCCAACTGGACACACACATGGCAACTATTGGCAGAAGCAATCAATTAAAAGTAGTAAAAGAGGTTAAGTTCGGCGTCTATCTTGACGGTGAAGAACTTGGCGATATTCTGCTGCCTGTTCGCTATGTTCCTGAAAACACCAAAGTCGGCGACACACTGGATGTATTCATTTATCTGGATTCGGAAGACTACCTGATCGCAACCACACTGGAACCTAAAACAGCCGTCGGTGAGTTCGCCTGCTTAACCGCCGTTTCTGTGAACCGCATTGGTGCCTTCTTCGACTGGGGATTACCAAAAGACTTACTGGTTCCTTTTAACGAACAGAAGCAAGCTATCGAAGAAGAAAAAAAATATATCGTTTATACCTACCTGGATAACGAGACCGATCGAATTGCCGGCTCAACCAAGCTCAACAAATTTCTGGATAACTACCCACACTCATTCAAGAAAGGCCAACAGGTAGACCTGCTCATTGAAGACCACACGCACATTGGCTACAAAGCCATCATTGACGGCACCCACTGGGGCGTTGTTTATGATAACGACGTATTTAAGCCACTGCGTTACGGTCAGAAAATGAAAGGTTTTATTAAGCAAATTCGTCCTGACGGCAAAATAAACCTAAGCCTGCAAAAACTTGGGTACGGTAAAACCGACGACGTCAGTAAGCGCATTATGCATATGCTGGAGGACCAGGATGGTTTCATTGCCTGCAATGATAAAACACCACCTGATGTTATCTACAAGCTATTCGGCGTCAGCAAGAAAGCCTTCAAACTCGCGATTGGTCGCCTCTACAAAGAACGTAGCATCATAATTGATGAACGCGGTATCCGTCTGATCACTAAGTAAATCGTCCAGTGCCGCTTTCTGTGGCACCCTGTTAGACTCAGGCAAACCTTTTCCGGAGAGCCTGATGTCTGCTTTTATCATTGCCGCTACTAAAACAATTGATGGACAGTCCTTTGAGAGTAGCCAAACTCCCGATGATTGCCATGCAATGCAAGCACAACTGTTAAGCGCAGGCATCAACCTTCACCACCTGATCATAGACCCCCTCAGTACCGACTGGCACAGCCCTCTTGAAGCCGGACATTACCGCAGTGGTGCCGCACCTATAGAAGCATTAACCCAGGCCATTTCAATACTTCAGTCACCCAATACCGCGGTGGTAATCAGCGGTAATGATCCATTACGCACCGGATATGAAAAAGCCGAACGCTTACAACGTATGGAAATATACGGCAGAGATTATTCATTAATAGCGGCCTACACCGAACTTAGTAAAACCTTTGCGAATAAACATGACTTCAGCGAAGAGCAGTTCCGTGAGATAGCAAAATCCCTCTTCGATAACTACCTACAAACTTTTACCACACAGAATCCAGAGGCCACTCTTCCAAACGCCTCCTGGTTCAACCCTATCAGCGACTTAT
The DNA window shown above is from Aliamphritea ceti and carries:
- the carB gene encoding carbamoyl-phosphate synthase large subunit is translated as MPKRTDIQSVLILGAGPIVIGQACEFDYSGAQACKALREEGYRVILVNSNPATIMTDPSMADATYIEPIQWQTVAKIIEKERPDAVLPTMGGQTALNCALDLEREGVLEQFGVEMIGANADTIDKAEDRNRFDKAMKSIGLECPRAAIAHSMEEAIQVQAQLGFPCIIRPSFTMGGTGGGIAYNKEEFVEICERGLDLSPTSELLIDESLIGWKEYEMEVVRDKNDNCIIICAIENFDAMGVHTGDSITVAPAQTLTDKEYQIMRNASLAVLREIGVETGGSNVQFGMCPKTGRMVVIEMNPRVSRSSALASKATGFPIAKVAAKLAIGYTLDELQNDITGGATPASFEPAIDYVVTKIPRFTFEKFPQANDRLTTQMKSVGEVMAIGRTQQESLQKALRGLEVGATGLDPIVNLDDEDVRSDIIREMKQPGAERIWYLADAMRLGMSMEELYELSGIDPWFLVQIEDLIKEETRVSEMALSELNKDTLYRLKRKGFSDARLATLLGVSEKQLRKQRHSFDIRPVFKRVDTCAAEFATDTAYMYSTYEEECESKPSNRDKIMVIGGGPNRIGQGIEFDYCCVHAALAARDAGFETIMVNCNPETVSTDYDTSDRLYFEPITLEDVLEIVHVEQPKGVIVQYGGQTPLKLALALEQAGVPIIGTSPEAIDRAEDREQFQQMLKRLGLKQPENATVRSQEQAIIEAAKLDYPLVVRPSYVLGGRAMEIVYNESELRQYMNTAVQVSHDAPVLLDHFLNAAVEVDIDAICDGETVVIGAIMQHIEQAGVHSGDSACSLPPYSLPADVQDQMRDQVKKMALELGVVGLMNVQLAYQDGEIYVIEVNPRASRTVPFVSKCIGVSLAKIAALVMTGKKLSELGFTEEIVPEMFNVKEAVFPFNKFQGVDPILSPEMKSTGEVMGVGETFGEAFMKAVRGAGEKMPVKGKAFISVRDVDKQGALQLARDLQDLGFSLVATSGTATLLTDAGIEVGLVNKVMEGRPNIVDMLKNDEIAYAINTTEGRKAIADSAEIRRSALQHKVPYTTTLAGAEAMIMAMQYGEEKVVRRLQDLH
- the greA gene encoding transcription elongation factor GreA; translation: MQKFPMTVQGEKALREELDDLKTVQRPTVIAAIADAREHGDLKENAEYHAAREQQGFIEGRIQDLEGKLGAVQVIDVTQIPHSGKVIFGTTVDIVNLDTDDTVSYQIVGEDEADIKNRKISVGSPIARALIGKEEGDVVVVNTPGGAVEYEIDQVHHV
- a CDS encoding YhbY family RNA-binding protein, with product MSLTTAQKKQFRSIGHGLNPIITVAGNGLNENILLEADRALEDHELIKVKFVVGDRTVKKALIKEMSQIVEAQIVQEIGNIALLYRAAQNPNPKLSNLLR
- the rlmE gene encoding 23S rRNA (uridine(2552)-2'-O)-methyltransferase RlmE; translation: MSRSKSSGRWLQEHFDDQYVKKSKEDGYRSRASYKLLELNQKDKLIRPGMTVVDLGAAPGGWSQVAAELVGDNGRVVASDILPMDNLPGVQFIQGDFTEESVLNEILQTLGDELSDLVISDMAPNMSGMSAIDQPAAMYLVELALDLARTTLRPGGDFIAKVFQGEGFDDYMQDVKSSFTKVYTRKPDASRARSREVYMVGRNFRP
- the carA gene encoding glutamine-hydrolyzing carbamoyl-phosphate synthase small subunit; its protein translation is MTRPAILALEDGSIFRGVAIGADGQSSGEVVFNTSMTGYQEILTDPSYCRQIVTLTYPHIGNVGTTKEDEESAKTWVAGLVIRDLPLLASSWRNEQNLDDYLKANNIVGIADIDTRRLTRILREKGSLGGCVMAGEDLSEADALAAAQAFPGLKGMDLAKVVSTEEAYDWTSSTWDLVDGHSDRPAEELPYHVVAYDYGVKRNILRMLVERGCRLTVVPAQTSAAEVMALNPDGVFLSNGPGDPEPCDYAIKAIGEICDTDVPVFGICLGHQLLALASGANTVKMKFGHHGANHPVQDLKSSQVLITSQNHGFAVDEDSLPETIRATHKSLFDGSLQGIERTDRVAFSFQGHPEASPGPHDVAPLFDRFIAAMAEHKAG